From a single Cyclobacterium marinum DSM 745 genomic region:
- a CDS encoding acetylxylan esterase — MKKHVLLLLLIGLVFSRFVSAQSQQGDLIRIMVSPSSTDKIYEKGDNISFDVAIYKFGQLVEGAEIEYQIGPEKMEPVLTGTEILKKGTITLKGGKLDVPGFVRCQVTYKENGETYTNTGTAGIAPLEIQPTTSLPDDFKEFWDKGKAALKDIPLEPVLTLIPERSTHHTNVYHVSFKNISGEIYGILTKPKKPGKYPAILHVPGAGIRPYYGANINQNVISLQIGIHGIPVNLYNSSLYDDLRAGALANYNRIFLDDKDKYYYKRVYLGCVRAVDFIFAQEEFDGENIGVMGGSQGGALSIITAGLDERIKYLVSYYPALSDLTGYLHGRAGGWPHLFRDEWSNQPDRIETSKYYDVVNFARFIKVPGFYSWGFNDNVCPPTSMYSAYNVVPGEKELSLYHDAAHWRYAEQSKEGHEWLIKKIGAQ, encoded by the coding sequence ATGAAAAAACACGTTTTATTGTTACTTTTAATCGGACTGGTCTTCAGCCGATTTGTATCTGCTCAATCACAACAAGGAGACCTTATCAGGATTATGGTTAGCCCTTCATCAACTGATAAAATTTATGAAAAAGGAGATAACATATCATTTGATGTAGCCATTTATAAATTCGGACAGCTAGTAGAAGGGGCTGAAATTGAATATCAAATTGGTCCAGAAAAAATGGAACCTGTATTAACCGGTACCGAAATTTTAAAAAAAGGAACTATTACTTTGAAAGGTGGAAAACTAGATGTTCCCGGTTTTGTAAGGTGTCAAGTAACTTATAAAGAAAATGGAGAAACGTATACGAATACAGGAACAGCCGGAATTGCACCTTTAGAGATTCAGCCTACGACAAGCTTACCTGACGATTTCAAAGAATTTTGGGACAAGGGTAAAGCAGCTTTAAAAGACATTCCTTTGGAGCCTGTATTGACCTTAATCCCTGAAAGATCTACCCACCACACCAATGTTTACCATGTATCCTTTAAAAACATTAGTGGTGAAATATATGGCATCTTAACAAAACCAAAGAAACCGGGAAAATATCCTGCGATCCTGCATGTTCCCGGTGCCGGAATCAGACCTTACTATGGCGCCAATATCAATCAAAATGTAATCTCACTTCAAATTGGCATTCATGGTATCCCTGTAAATTTATACAATTCATCACTGTACGATGATTTGAGAGCCGGTGCATTGGCTAACTATAACCGTATTTTCTTGGATGACAAAGACAAATATTACTACAAGCGTGTTTACCTAGGATGTGTTAGGGCTGTAGACTTCATCTTTGCTCAAGAAGAATTTGACGGCGAAAATATTGGTGTAATGGGTGGAAGTCAAGGTGGGGCTTTATCTATCATCACAGCCGGTTTAGATGAAAGAATTAAATATTTGGTAAGTTACTATCCTGCCCTTTCTGACCTAACGGGTTACCTTCATGGTAGGGCCGGTGGTTGGCCTCATTTATTTAGGGATGAATGGAGCAATCAGCCTGACAGAATTGAAACATCAAAATATTATGATGTGGTAAATTTTGCGCGATTTATAAAAGTGCCCGGCTTTTATTCTTGGGGATTTAATGACAATGTTTGTCCTCCTACCTCCATGTATTCAGCTTACAATGTTGTTCCCGGAGAAAAAGAATTGTCCCTTTATCATGATGCGGCACACTGGCGTTATGCTGAACAAAGCAAAGAGGGCCATGAATGGTTAATTAAAAAAATTGGAGCCCAATAA
- a CDS encoding FAD-dependent oxidoreductase — MNRRNFMGKVVMGGGTIATAALSGLPAHAHQEAKRVRISESGKVFKADLIIAGGGLGGCSAAFAALRNGLSVVMTEETDWLGGQLSQQGVPPDEHQWIETHGAPELYRVFREKIRDYYKRCYPLTPEAASNKRLNPGGGSVSRLCFEPKVGHLVLQEMFASYESSRKLIILKQHKIQTAKVHGKRVQSLTAKNLITGNTSLLEGEYFVDATELGDLLPLTGTAYVTGSEAKGDTGEFHAGVTHRPENNQAFTVCFAMDYVKGEDWTIPKPSDYEFWRNFEPQMNPPWAGKMLELNYSNPKNLKPKALGFHPEGGKTGNNLNLMVYRKIIAQKNHQPGFYEGDATLVNWPQNDYVSGNIVDVSEETFKKHVDAGKQQSLSLLYWLQTEAPRPDGGKGWPGLRLRNDLMGTEDGLAKYPYVRESRRIKSLFTVLEEHVGATQRAQVSGLEGKDLKAAVFHDSVGIGYYHIDLHPSCEGDNYIDFGSLPFQIPLGALIPQETENLLPANKNIGTTHITNGCYRLHPVEWSIGEAVGMLVPFAISKKEQPKNIRENSGLLNEFQSFVRSQGIETNWPES; from the coding sequence ATGAATAGAAGAAACTTTATGGGCAAGGTGGTAATGGGAGGAGGAACCATTGCCACAGCTGCACTTTCAGGTTTACCCGCACATGCCCATCAAGAAGCAAAAAGGGTTCGAATCAGTGAAAGCGGAAAAGTATTCAAAGCAGATCTGATCATTGCAGGAGGTGGATTGGGTGGTTGTTCAGCTGCATTTGCAGCTTTGAGAAATGGTTTGTCAGTGGTGATGACCGAAGAGACAGATTGGTTGGGAGGTCAATTGTCTCAGCAAGGGGTGCCCCCTGATGAACACCAATGGATAGAAACACATGGAGCCCCCGAATTGTACCGGGTTTTTAGAGAGAAAATCAGAGATTATTACAAAAGGTGTTACCCTTTGACACCTGAAGCCGCATCAAATAAAAGGCTCAATCCCGGTGGAGGTTCGGTTTCAAGACTATGTTTTGAACCCAAGGTTGGTCATCTTGTCTTGCAAGAAATGTTTGCTTCCTATGAAAGTTCTCGAAAACTAATTATCCTTAAGCAGCACAAGATACAGACTGCCAAAGTCCATGGAAAAAGGGTGCAATCACTCACAGCTAAAAATTTAATTACAGGGAATACTTCTTTATTGGAAGGCGAATATTTTGTAGATGCTACAGAACTTGGAGACTTGCTTCCTCTCACAGGTACGGCTTATGTCACTGGAAGTGAAGCGAAAGGAGACACCGGAGAGTTTCATGCGGGAGTGACTCACCGGCCGGAAAATAACCAAGCCTTTACAGTATGCTTTGCTATGGATTATGTAAAAGGTGAAGATTGGACCATTCCTAAGCCTTCAGATTACGAGTTTTGGAGAAATTTTGAACCTCAAATGAACCCTCCTTGGGCAGGTAAAATGCTAGAACTAAATTACAGTAACCCTAAAAACTTAAAGCCAAAAGCCCTTGGTTTTCATCCTGAAGGTGGTAAAACTGGCAATAACTTAAATTTGATGGTTTACAGGAAAATTATAGCGCAAAAAAATCACCAACCGGGCTTTTACGAGGGAGATGCCACCCTTGTCAACTGGCCTCAAAATGATTATGTATCTGGTAATATTGTGGACGTAAGTGAAGAAACCTTTAAAAAACATGTTGATGCAGGAAAACAACAGAGCCTGTCTTTGCTTTATTGGCTTCAAACTGAGGCCCCTCGTCCAGACGGCGGTAAAGGTTGGCCAGGTCTAAGGCTCAGGAATGACCTGATGGGAACAGAAGATGGTTTAGCTAAATACCCCTATGTTAGGGAGTCTAGAAGGATAAAAAGTTTGTTTACTGTTTTAGAGGAACATGTAGGTGCTACTCAGCGGGCGCAGGTGTCAGGCTTGGAAGGGAAGGATTTAAAGGCTGCAGTCTTTCATGACAGCGTAGGAATAGGTTATTATCATATTGATTTACATCCTAGCTGTGAGGGAGACAATTACATTGATTTTGGGTCTTTGCCATTTCAGATACCCTTAGGGGCATTGATTCCACAAGAAACAGAAAATCTTCTGCCGGCCAATAAAAATATTGGCACCACTCATATAACGAATGGATGCTACCGCTTACACCCGGTTGAATGGAGTATAGGAGAAGCTGTAGGTATGTTGGTGCCTTTTGCAATTAGTAAAAAAGAGCAACCCAAAAATATTCGGGAAAACAGTGGTTTATTGAATGAATTTCAATCTTTTGTAAGGTCTCAAGGAATAGAAACGAATTGGCCTGAAAGTTAA
- a CDS encoding AGE family epimerase/isomerase, translating to MKQYLDLYKNELLNNVIPFWEKNSPDNAYGGFFTCLNRQGEVYDTDKYVWLQARQVWMFAIMYDQVEAKEEWLDLAKQGAEFLIKHGRDDNGAFYFSVDQKGSPLIQPYNIFSDCFAAMAFAALNKVEPNESYASLAVNTFENILRRRDNPKGIYNKTFPGTRDLKSFALPMILSNLTLEMESLLDREKVEELVPSVIHEVMEVFYQKESGLILENVNLDGSFSNSHEGRLTSPGHAIEAMWFMLDLSQKYKDEELCQKAITIGLKTLEYGWDKEFGGIYYFLDILGHPSEKLEWNQKLWWVHLETLVFLSKAYAITGNNDCLQWFYKVHEYTWDHFKDPDSAEWFGYLDRYGKIQLPLKGGKWKGCFHVPRGLFQVWKSLEKIQ from the coding sequence ATGAAGCAATACCTGGATTTATATAAAAATGAATTATTAAATAATGTAATCCCTTTTTGGGAAAAGAATAGCCCTGATAACGCATATGGTGGTTTTTTTACTTGTCTTAACAGACAGGGAGAAGTCTATGATACAGATAAATATGTATGGCTACAAGCCAGGCAGGTATGGATGTTTGCTATTATGTACGATCAAGTAGAGGCTAAAGAAGAATGGCTCGATTTGGCAAAACAGGGGGCAGAATTCCTCATTAAGCACGGGAGGGATGATAATGGTGCTTTTTATTTTTCAGTAGACCAAAAAGGAAGCCCTTTGATTCAACCTTATAACATATTTTCCGATTGTTTTGCAGCCATGGCTTTTGCTGCCCTAAATAAGGTGGAACCGAATGAATCCTATGCTTCCTTAGCAGTGAATACCTTTGAAAATATTTTGAGAAGACGAGACAATCCGAAGGGTATTTACAACAAAACATTTCCCGGGACGAGAGATTTAAAAAGTTTTGCCTTACCTATGATTTTAAGCAATTTAACGCTTGAAATGGAGTCATTGCTTGATAGGGAGAAAGTTGAAGAATTGGTTCCCTCGGTAATTCATGAAGTGATGGAGGTATTTTATCAAAAGGAATCCGGCTTGATTTTGGAAAATGTGAATTTAGATGGAAGTTTTTCTAATTCTCATGAAGGAAGATTAACAAGTCCTGGACATGCCATTGAGGCCATGTGGTTTATGCTGGACTTGAGTCAAAAGTATAAGGATGAAGAGTTGTGTCAGAAAGCCATCACAATTGGCTTAAAAACTTTGGAGTATGGCTGGGATAAAGAATTTGGAGGGATTTATTATTTTCTGGATATTTTGGGTCATCCTTCAGAGAAGTTAGAATGGAATCAAAAATTGTGGTGGGTTCACTTAGAGACTTTGGTGTTTTTGTCGAAAGCTTATGCCATTACGGGCAATAATGATTGTCTTCAATGGTTTTATAAGGTACATGAGTATACTTGGGATCATTTCAAAGATCCCGATTCCGCAGAATGGTTTGGTTATCTGGATAGGTATGGTAAAATCCAATTACCCCTCAAAGGAGGAAAGTGGAAAGGTTGTTTTCATGTACCCCGAGGCCTTTTTCAAGTTTGGAAAAGTCTTGAAAAAATTCAATGA
- a CDS encoding sugar porter family MFS transporter — protein MIKVKATYYYIVFLSLVAAIGGFLFGYDTAVISGTISEVTEQFSLGSIAQGWYVGCALLGSIMGVSIAGSLADKYGRKKVMILSAVLFSVSAIGCALAGTFNGLIVYRIIGGAGIGMVSIVSPMYISEVAPSSIRGSLVSLYQLAITIGFLGAFIMNFQLLNFAESNQFEMDTVLYKIFNEEVWRGMLGMETVPALLFFLILLLIPESPRWLVINNKTLKAEQVFSKLYSSIESGKQKVQEVMEQSGQIGVSNWKLLKNPGILKPVLLGMAIAILGQFMGVNAVLYYGPSIFEQSGLSGGDALFYQVMVGLVNVLTTILALIIIDRVGRKKLVYFGVSGMILSLILISFYFYGSDIYALPSIFLLVLFLAYIFFTAISISAVIFVLLSEMYPNKIRGLAMSIAGFSLWLGTYLVGQLTPWFLENFGPSGTFMFFALMCFPYLYIIWKKIPETAGKSLEEIENYWLEKR, from the coding sequence ATGATAAAAGTAAAAGCTACTTATTATTATATAGTTTTCTTGTCTCTTGTAGCTGCCATTGGTGGTTTTTTATTTGGCTATGATACCGCTGTAATTTCCGGGACAATTAGTGAGGTGACCGAGCAATTTTCCCTTGGTTCTATTGCCCAAGGTTGGTACGTGGGTTGTGCTTTGTTGGGTTCAATTATGGGAGTGAGCATTGCCGGCAGTTTGGCTGATAAGTATGGAAGGAAGAAAGTAATGATTCTCTCAGCAGTACTGTTCTCAGTTTCAGCCATTGGCTGTGCACTAGCAGGTACTTTTAATGGATTAATTGTATATAGAATTATTGGAGGGGCTGGCATTGGCATGGTGTCCATAGTTTCTCCTATGTATATCTCTGAGGTGGCTCCTTCCTCCATTAGGGGAAGCTTAGTTTCCCTGTATCAATTGGCGATTACCATAGGGTTTTTAGGTGCTTTTATAATGAATTTTCAGTTGTTGAACTTTGCTGAAAGTAACCAATTTGAGATGGATACGGTCCTATACAAAATTTTTAATGAGGAGGTTTGGCGGGGAATGTTAGGGATGGAAACTGTTCCTGCATTGCTTTTTTTCCTGATCTTATTGTTGATACCGGAGAGTCCAAGATGGCTTGTTATCAACAATAAAACACTTAAAGCAGAACAGGTTTTTTCCAAGTTATACAGCTCTATCGAATCAGGAAAGCAAAAGGTACAAGAAGTAATGGAGCAATCAGGTCAAATTGGAGTTAGCAATTGGAAGCTGTTAAAAAATCCGGGGATTTTGAAACCTGTACTCCTGGGAATGGCCATAGCAATTCTTGGTCAATTTATGGGGGTTAATGCTGTTTTGTACTATGGGCCAAGTATTTTTGAACAATCTGGATTGAGTGGGGGAGATGCTTTATTTTATCAGGTGATGGTTGGATTGGTCAATGTTTTGACAACCATATTGGCTTTAATAATCATTGACCGTGTTGGGAGAAAAAAATTGGTCTATTTTGGTGTTTCTGGAATGATCTTGTCACTGATATTGATTAGTTTTTATTTTTATGGCAGTGATATTTATGCCTTACCATCGATTTTCTTGTTGGTGTTGTTTTTGGCCTATATCTTTTTTACCGCCATTTCTATTTCTGCTGTAATTTTTGTTTTGTTATCAGAAATGTATCCCAATAAAATCCGAGGATTGGCCATGTCTATTGCAGGATTTTCTCTTTGGTTGGGCACTTATTTGGTTGGGCAATTGACACCTTGGTTTTTGGAAAATTTTGGGCCTTCAGGTACTTTTATGTTTTTTGCTTTGATGTGCTTTCCCTATTTATACATCATATGGAAAAAGATTCCGGAGACAGCCGGCAAAAGTTTGGAAGAAATAGAAAACTACTGGTTAGAAAAAAGATAA
- a CDS encoding o-succinylbenzoate synthase, translated as MTKLFTVKCSIIAYTLDFKFEAGTSRGILKNKLTHFVQVHSDQFPESIGIGEAGPLKGLSIDDFSDFQEKANLILRRVEQIKFQANQELLLKQIDELQLSEYPSIQFALETALLDLINGGKREIFQNNFFNGNLFLPINGLVWMGDKGFMERQIDQKLEQGFDCIKMKIGAINFGQECEILGKIRDRFSRDKITIRVDANGAFTPENALDRLTKLNEYDIHSIEQPIKPGLFREMNKLCKQSPIPIALDEELIGVYGRGKRLELLESIAPQYIILKPTLLGGIVATREWVELANNTSTGWWMTSALESNIGLNAIAQLTANFQVSIPQGLGTGQLYHNNVDSPLMISEGKLSYNRKFDWELPDIFNH; from the coding sequence ATGACCAAATTATTTACAGTTAAATGCTCAATAATTGCTTATACTTTAGATTTTAAGTTTGAAGCAGGAACCAGTAGGGGAATACTCAAAAATAAGTTAACCCACTTTGTTCAAGTTCATTCAGACCAATTTCCGGAATCAATAGGCATAGGAGAGGCCGGCCCATTAAAAGGCCTAAGCATAGACGATTTTTCCGACTTTCAAGAAAAGGCCAATTTGATTTTGAGAAGAGTGGAGCAAATAAAATTCCAAGCCAATCAAGAGCTCCTTTTAAAGCAAATAGATGAGCTTCAACTTTCTGAGTATCCTAGTATTCAATTTGCCCTCGAAACAGCCTTGTTAGACTTAATAAATGGAGGCAAGCGGGAGATATTTCAAAATAATTTTTTCAACGGTAATTTATTTCTTCCAATAAACGGTTTGGTTTGGATGGGGGATAAGGGATTTATGGAACGTCAAATTGATCAAAAACTTGAACAAGGTTTTGATTGTATAAAAATGAAAATTGGCGCGATTAATTTTGGTCAAGAGTGTGAAATTTTGGGGAAGATTAGAGATCGTTTTTCTAGGGATAAAATAACGATCCGAGTGGATGCCAATGGCGCTTTCACGCCCGAAAATGCCCTCGATAGGCTCACAAAATTAAATGAATATGACATCCATAGTATAGAGCAACCGATAAAACCAGGTTTGTTCCGAGAGATGAATAAGTTATGTAAACAATCCCCCATTCCCATAGCCTTGGATGAAGAGCTAATAGGAGTTTATGGAAGGGGGAAAAGACTAGAATTATTGGAGTCAATTGCTCCTCAATATATCATTCTTAAGCCAACCTTGCTTGGTGGAATAGTAGCGACAAGAGAATGGGTTGAGCTTGCCAATAATACCAGTACAGGCTGGTGGATGACCTCCGCATTGGAAAGTAATATAGGGCTCAATGCGATTGCTCAACTTACTGCTAATTTTCAAGTGTCTATACCTCAGGGTTTAGGAACCGGACAACTGTACCACAACAATGTGGATTCACCTTTGATGATTTCAGAAGGTAAATTGTCTTACAATAGGAAATTTGATTGGGAATTACCTGATATTTTTAATCATTAG
- a CDS encoding S-adenosylmethionine:tRNA ribosyltransferase-isomerase, whose protein sequence is MPIESVPKLKDYFYDLPDQFIAKHPLEFRDKSKLLHFENGKIKHEKFSNISGLIPANSHLVFNNTKVIPARLHFQKPTGAKIEIFLLNPILPATVIQLSMESTGPVTWKCMIGNLKRWKENEELSSQIVIDSVCYSLKAKLVNRENREVELSWSPDDKSFASIVEASGEVPLPPYLNRAAEDADKVRYQTVYSDKEGAVAAPTAGLHFTDQTLFDLKAKGISIEYLTLHTGAGTFQPIKHDNIIEHPMHSEQMVFTIENIVNLIAAKGNIIAVGTTSMRSLESLYWFGVNLLLGKSNEFHIEKLTPYQEYARLPNKEESLEAILQWMQANQLKQLMGSTEIFIFPGYEFKLCNGLVTNFHQPGSTLILLVAAFTHGKWREIYREALENNYRFLSYGDSSLLWNNKLD, encoded by the coding sequence ATGCCCATCGAAAGTGTTCCAAAGTTGAAGGATTATTTCTATGATTTGCCTGATCAATTCATCGCCAAACACCCACTTGAATTTAGGGATAAATCTAAATTATTGCATTTTGAAAATGGTAAAATTAAACACGAAAAATTCTCGAACATTTCAGGTTTAATTCCTGCCAACAGTCATTTGGTTTTTAACAATACCAAGGTAATTCCTGCCAGGCTCCACTTTCAAAAACCAACAGGAGCAAAAATTGAAATTTTCTTGCTCAATCCCATTCTCCCCGCAACTGTTATTCAACTAAGCATGGAAAGTACCGGTCCCGTTACTTGGAAATGCATGATTGGAAATCTTAAACGGTGGAAAGAAAATGAAGAATTATCCTCTCAAATAGTAATCGATTCGGTATGCTACTCTTTAAAAGCAAAATTGGTCAATAGAGAAAATAGGGAAGTTGAATTGAGCTGGAGTCCTGATGACAAGTCCTTTGCCTCCATAGTTGAGGCTAGTGGAGAAGTGCCGCTTCCTCCTTATTTAAACAGAGCAGCGGAGGATGCGGACAAAGTCCGGTATCAAACAGTCTATTCTGATAAAGAAGGAGCTGTGGCAGCACCAACAGCTGGCCTGCACTTTACAGACCAAACCTTATTTGATTTAAAAGCAAAAGGTATTTCAATAGAATACCTTACCTTACATACCGGAGCAGGTACCTTTCAGCCTATCAAACATGACAATATCATAGAACATCCAATGCACAGTGAGCAAATGGTGTTTACCATAGAAAATATCGTCAATTTAATCGCTGCCAAAGGCAATATTATAGCAGTAGGAACAACCTCCATGCGTTCATTGGAAAGTTTGTATTGGTTTGGTGTCAATTTGTTGCTTGGAAAATCGAATGAGTTTCACATTGAGAAACTGACCCCTTATCAAGAATATGCAAGGCTTCCAAACAAGGAAGAAAGCCTAGAAGCCATTCTTCAATGGATGCAAGCCAATCAGTTAAAGCAATTGATGGGATCCACGGAAATATTCATTTTTCCCGGCTACGAATTTAAACTGTGCAATGGTCTTGTGACCAACTTCCATCAGCCGGGATCTACATTAATACTTTTAGTGGCTGCTTTCACACATGGCAAATGGAGAGAAATCTATAGGGAAGCATTGGAGAATAACTACAGGTTTTTAAGCTATGGAGACAGCAGTTTATTATGGAACAATAAATTAGATTAA
- a CDS encoding alpha/beta hydrolase — protein sequence MLNLRRVLYYGFFVFFINNTMAQVDTVSHYSQSLKKEMRYAITFPESYKESEKNYPVVYLLHGAGGNFSNWHTSVKKPGLLPDLANQYEMLIVTPEVGPFSYYYDSPLMDTVRYSSYIAIDLIKEIDENYRTIASREGRAITGLSMGGHGAIMLSAENPDLFYAAGSMSGVMNIDTSIWDIAEERKMLGKRQQKDLLGEIYYDAPFSPYTAVGLIGKMKQNDVRMIIDCGTKDFLLKTNRQMHQLLLAAGVPHDYIERPGAHNWEYWTEAIPYHFLFFKQQLKKHH from the coding sequence ATGTTAAATTTAAGAAGGGTTCTTTATTACGGTTTCTTCGTTTTTTTTATTAATAATACTATGGCCCAAGTGGACACGGTGAGTCACTATAGCCAGAGCCTAAAAAAAGAAATGCGATATGCCATTACATTTCCTGAAAGTTATAAAGAATCCGAGAAGAATTATCCGGTAGTCTACCTTTTACATGGTGCAGGGGGCAATTTTAGCAATTGGCACACAAGTGTTAAAAAGCCGGGCCTATTACCTGACTTAGCCAACCAATATGAAATGTTAATTGTAACACCTGAGGTGGGGCCTTTTAGTTATTATTACGATAGTCCCTTGATGGATACTGTTCGCTATTCTTCCTACATTGCCATTGACCTCATCAAGGAGATTGATGAAAATTACAGGACCATTGCTTCTCGAGAAGGAAGGGCTATCACAGGATTGTCCATGGGTGGCCATGGAGCAATTATGCTTAGTGCAGAAAACCCTGATTTATTCTATGCAGCAGGAAGCATGAGTGGAGTAATGAATATTGATACCAGTATTTGGGATATCGCCGAAGAAAGAAAAATGCTAGGGAAAAGACAGCAAAAAGATCTGTTGGGAGAAATATACTATGATGCTCCTTTTAGCCCTTACACGGCCGTAGGCTTAATCGGAAAAATGAAGCAGAATGATGTCCGGATGATTATTGATTGTGGCACAAAAGATTTTCTTTTAAAAACAAACCGACAAATGCACCAACTTCTTTTAGCTGCAGGTGTTCCACATGATTATATCGAAAGACCCGGCGCTCACAATTGGGAGTATTGGACTGAAGCTATTCCATACCACTTTCTATTTTTTAAGCAACAGCTAAAAAAACACCATTAA